A genomic segment from Nicotiana sylvestris chromosome 1, ASM39365v2, whole genome shotgun sequence encodes:
- the LOC138869628 gene encoding uncharacterized protein — protein MEGRSHKGFQGGGRHSQLLRWLRIYHLGGRYWVRRLTGSKEDIIAGSQQVFLEPKVSDRFLAPSVDPNRKWSIIFSIPEDARVFSAPVGVDSYLRCLVTEKDQVVMNKVETPCLFNEAQQALDRVSVLHHETFLRYRDELTHHEAKVWELTERRDTYNLLNEKLQAELEVAQREHGEMAEQGRDIQAQVDKIQAEAEEFKKNMDILALKKKVVQAQLESAEAQLRAEKEKTLAQAKKIEELQSQLNSAISGKENLAKELKVDKSEAVVAKTEVDAKVA, from the exons ATGGAAGGTCGTTCTCACAAGGGGTTTCAGGGGGGTGGCAGACATTCACAACTTCTTAGATGGCTTAGAATCTACCACCTTGGAGGACGTTACTGGGTTCGGAGACTTACTGGTTCCAAAGAAGATATCATCGCCGGGAGCCAGCAGGTTTTCCTCGAGCCCAAAGTTAGTGATCGGTTCCTGGCCCCAAGTGTTGATCCTAACCGAAAGTGGTCAATAATTTTCTCTATCCCGGAGGATGCCCGTGTTTTCTCTGCCCCCGTAGGGGTTGATAGCTATCTTCGGTGTTTGGTGACCGAAAAGGACCAAGTAGTGATGAATAAGGTAGAAACCCCATGCCTATTCAATGAAGCTCAACAAGCGTTGGACCGG GTTTCGGTACTGCACCATGAGACTTTCCTCCGATACCGGGATGAGTTAACCCATCACGAGGCCAAGGTCTGGGAGCTTACTGAGAGGAGGGACACCTACAATCTTCTCAATGAGAAGCTTCAGGCTGAATTAGAAGTGGCTCAGAGGGAGCATGGCGAGATGGCCGAGCAG ggtcgtgacatccaGGCACAGGTAGATAAGATACAAGCTGAGGCTGAGGAGTTCAAAAAAAATATGGACATATTAGCCTTGAAAAAGAAAGTTGTCCAAGCACAACTGGAGTCGGCCGAGGCCCAGCTCCGGGCTGAAAAAGAGAAAACCTTGGCACAggccaagaaaattgaggagctccAATCTCAGTTGAACTCGGCTATTTCTGGTAAAGAGAATCTGGCCAAGGAACTCAAGGTGGACAAATCAGAGGCAGTTGTGGCCAAGACCGAGGTTGATGCTAAAGTAGCCTAG